From Burkholderia savannae, a single genomic window includes:
- a CDS encoding sigma-54-dependent Fis family transcriptional regulator, whose amino-acid sequence MPQSSVLPAVASRVDLLAQAHARSSSVGLRASELPDFSPLSRTALRELIDGSQSLYTHARPVMDTLHTQIADTQSLVLLTDRDGVILHSIGDADFVEKANRVALCPGVSWAEDTRGTNAIGTALASGQALAVHGAEHFLRANHVLTCSCAPIVDPFDRILGALDVSGDPRGFSSHTLALVKMSAQLIENHLFANQCADALRVRFHAHDEFVDSLFAGLVAFSPSGALIAANRSAQFQLGAGFDALQHRGCDELFGLSFAKLAQHAAHEPLACFALTLGSGVRVRARCEFADAQRTAVPVTSRIAPPRNAESTRDDDPDAITFATLDTGDARMAAVLQRVGKVRGRDLPVLVLGETGTGKEWLARALHRASPRRDGPFVAVNCAALPDSLIEAELFGYEDGAFTGARKRGSPGKIAQADGGTLFLDEIGDMPLAQQVRLMRVLQERAVMPLGGARAVPVDLRIVCATHRDLRGMIAAGTFREDLFYRINGLAVTLPALAERSDLETLVARVLARLARSEPMPAAVSPAVLAAFARCRWPGNLRQLTNVLRTAGMLAEGETQIDVGHLPDDFWLDCPQPAREATATPTDGDAAGAAAAFATAAPTLQAHQFALIDGALDRHRGNVSAAARELGLARNTVYRHLRRRRPPGV is encoded by the coding sequence ATGCCGCAATCTTCCGTGCTGCCCGCCGTGGCGAGCCGCGTCGACCTGCTCGCGCAAGCGCACGCCCGCTCATCGTCGGTGGGCCTGCGCGCATCCGAATTGCCCGATTTTTCGCCGCTGTCGCGCACCGCGCTGCGCGAACTGATCGACGGCAGCCAGTCGCTGTACACGCATGCGCGCCCGGTGATGGACACGCTGCACACGCAGATCGCCGACACGCAAAGCCTCGTGCTCCTGACCGATCGGGACGGCGTGATCCTGCACAGCATCGGCGACGCCGATTTCGTCGAGAAGGCGAATCGTGTCGCGCTCTGCCCCGGCGTGTCGTGGGCGGAGGACACGCGCGGCACCAACGCGATCGGCACGGCGCTCGCCTCGGGCCAGGCGCTCGCCGTCCACGGCGCCGAGCATTTCCTGCGCGCGAATCACGTGCTGACCTGCTCGTGCGCGCCGATCGTCGATCCCTTCGACCGCATCCTCGGCGCGTTGGACGTGAGCGGCGATCCGCGCGGCTTCAGCTCGCACACGCTCGCGCTCGTGAAGATGTCCGCGCAACTGATCGAGAATCATTTGTTCGCGAACCAGTGCGCCGACGCGCTGCGCGTGCGCTTTCACGCACACGACGAATTCGTCGACTCGCTGTTCGCGGGCCTCGTCGCGTTCAGCCCGAGCGGCGCGCTGATCGCGGCGAACCGCAGCGCGCAATTCCAGCTCGGCGCTGGTTTCGATGCGCTGCAGCATCGCGGCTGCGACGAGCTGTTCGGCCTGTCGTTCGCGAAGCTCGCGCAGCATGCGGCGCACGAGCCGCTCGCGTGCTTCGCGCTGACGCTCGGCAGCGGCGTGCGCGTGCGCGCGCGCTGTGAATTCGCGGATGCGCAGCGCACGGCCGTTCCGGTGACGAGCCGCATCGCGCCGCCCCGTAACGCCGAGAGCACGCGCGACGACGATCCCGACGCGATCACGTTCGCGACGCTCGACACGGGCGATGCGCGCATGGCCGCCGTGCTGCAGCGCGTCGGCAAGGTGCGCGGGCGCGACCTGCCGGTGCTCGTGCTCGGCGAAACCGGCACCGGCAAGGAATGGCTCGCGCGGGCGCTGCATCGTGCGTCGCCGCGCCGCGACGGTCCGTTCGTCGCGGTCAATTGCGCGGCGTTGCCTGATTCGCTGATCGAAGCGGAGCTGTTCGGCTACGAGGACGGCGCGTTCACCGGCGCGCGCAAGCGCGGCAGCCCCGGCAAGATCGCGCAGGCGGACGGCGGCACGCTGTTTCTCGACGAAATCGGCGACATGCCGCTCGCGCAGCAGGTGCGGCTGATGCGCGTGCTGCAGGAACGCGCGGTGATGCCGCTCGGCGGCGCGCGCGCGGTGCCGGTGGATTTGCGGATCGTCTGCGCGACGCACCGCGATCTGCGCGGGATGATCGCCGCCGGCACGTTCCGCGAGGATCTGTTCTACCGGATCAATGGCCTCGCGGTGACGCTGCCGGCGCTGGCCGAGCGCTCGGACCTCGAGACGCTCGTCGCCCGCGTGCTCGCGCGGCTCGCGCGCAGCGAGCCGATGCCCGCCGCCGTGTCGCCGGCCGTGCTCGCCGCATTTGCGCGCTGCCGCTGGCCCGGCAATCTGCGTCAACTGACGAACGTGCTGCGCACGGCCGGGATGCTCGCCGAAGGCGAAACGCAAATCGACGTCGGGCATTTGCCCGACGATTTCTGGCTCGACTGCCCGCAGCCCGCGCGGGAAGCCACGGCGACACCCACCGACGGCGACGCGGCCGGCGCGGCAGCGGCGTTCGCCACCGCCGCGCCGACGCTGCAAGCCCATCAGTTCGCGCTGATCGACGGCGCGCTCGACCGGCATCGCGGCAACGTGTCGGCGGCCGCGCGCGAGCTCGGGCTCGCGCGCAACACCGTTTATCGACATCTGCGCAGACGACGGCCGCCGGGCGTCTGA
- a CDS encoding 2Fe-2S iron-sulfur cluster-binding protein, protein MTEERSHWVRVEPLGAGFDAPESLSLLEAAGFAGVSLPRSCRNGTCRTCLCRLREGSIVYRIDWPGVSAEEKAEGYILPCVAIAQSDLVIEVPDAE, encoded by the coding sequence ATGACCGAAGAACGTTCGCACTGGGTGCGAGTCGAGCCGCTCGGAGCCGGCTTCGACGCGCCCGAATCGCTGTCGCTGCTCGAAGCCGCGGGCTTCGCCGGCGTATCGCTGCCGCGCTCGTGCCGCAACGGCACGTGCCGGACCTGCCTGTGCCGTCTGCGCGAAGGCTCGATCGTCTACCGGATCGACTGGCCCGGCGTGAGCGCCGAAGAAAAAGCGGAAGGCTACATCCTGCCGTGCGTCGCGATCGCGCAATCCGATCTCGTCATCGAGGTGCCTGACGCCGAATGA
- a CDS encoding peptidoglycan DD-metalloendopeptidase family protein encodes MGPMVWRSASDSIKRLMAVPLMAAGLSGAAYAVPVDAPDLQQAIRQAFSTRLGKQGPAAPAARDDVIEPIKSDQEAGWVFGTVTQVVPNDSPAYPVSKLFVAQRAKDGWVVGIEGTDAFYALAAAAPAKLLPRDERAHLNAGRAPATSRPSAAAGQTGLALPWQQGAAWYWTGGAHGWSGESRPFNSLDFSIGNGQVLAARGGVLYKSCERNGSAIVKVVHDNGYATTYYHMVQLTQAGSGTRVRQGEYLGRVGNGLPCGGQTTGPHVHFALSQGGSDVPVNGKTIGGWQFFEGGGAYSGYAIRNQRRVSVQASLTNYGSEDSGGPAEPSPSVKATVQAPGPVNLRSAPSLSASVVGTVANGATVQLACYAYGDTVRGNWGATRLWYRLGSNQWVSDGFVHTGSNDPVVSACTSR; translated from the coding sequence ATGGGCCCGATGGTCTGGCGTAGTGCATCCGATTCCATCAAGCGCTTGATGGCCGTGCCGTTGATGGCGGCAGGCCTGTCCGGCGCCGCGTATGCGGTGCCCGTCGATGCACCGGACCTGCAGCAGGCAATCCGGCAGGCTTTCTCCACTCGGCTCGGCAAGCAGGGGCCGGCCGCGCCCGCTGCGCGCGACGACGTGATCGAGCCGATCAAGTCGGATCAGGAGGCCGGATGGGTGTTCGGCACCGTTACGCAGGTCGTTCCGAACGACTCGCCGGCCTACCCCGTGTCGAAGCTCTTCGTCGCGCAACGCGCAAAGGACGGATGGGTCGTCGGCATCGAAGGCACCGATGCGTTTTATGCGCTTGCCGCCGCGGCGCCGGCGAAGCTGCTGCCCCGCGACGAGCGCGCGCATCTGAATGCAGGCCGCGCGCCCGCCACGTCGCGGCCGAGCGCGGCGGCGGGGCAGACGGGGCTTGCGCTGCCGTGGCAGCAAGGCGCCGCGTGGTATTGGACGGGCGGCGCGCATGGCTGGAGCGGCGAAAGCCGCCCGTTCAACTCACTCGACTTTTCCATCGGCAACGGTCAGGTGCTCGCCGCGCGTGGCGGCGTTCTCTACAAAAGCTGCGAGCGCAACGGCAGCGCGATCGTCAAGGTCGTCCACGACAACGGCTATGCGACCACGTACTACCACATGGTTCAGCTGACTCAGGCCGGCAGCGGCACGCGCGTGCGCCAGGGCGAATACCTCGGGCGCGTCGGCAACGGCCTGCCGTGCGGTGGGCAGACGACCGGGCCGCACGTGCACTTCGCGCTGAGCCAGGGCGGCAGCGATGTACCCGTGAACGGCAAGACGATCGGCGGCTGGCAGTTCTTCGAAGGCGGCGGTGCGTATTCGGGCTATGCGATCCGCAATCAGCGGCGCGTGTCCGTGCAGGCGTCACTCACCAATTACGGCTCGGAGGACAGCGGCGGGCCGGCCGAACCGTCGCCGTCCGTGAAGGCGACCGTGCAGGCGCCGGGGCCTGTGAACCTGCGCAGCGCGCCGTCGCTGTCCGCTTCGGTCGTCGGCACCGTCGCGAACGGCGCGACGGTCCAGCTCGCGTGCTATGCGTACGGCGATACGGTGCGGGGCAACTGGGGTGCGACGCGGCTCTGGTATCGGCTCGGCTCGAATCAATGGGTGTCGGACGGTTTCGTCCATACGGGGAGCAACGATCCTGTCGTGTCGGCCTGCACCAGCCGATGA
- a CDS encoding ABC transporter ATP-binding protein, with protein sequence MLKLEKVHTHYGAIEALSGVSIEVKKGEIVTLIGSNGAGKTTLMMTVCGTPRASSGRVLFEGSDITAMPTHEIMRQGLAISPEGRRVFPSLTVLENLKMGGFFASRHEIDEGVEHVYRLFPRLKERSGQRAGTMSGGEQQMLAIGRALMSRPRLLLLDEPTLGLAPLVIAQIFDIIRTIRDEGVTVFLVEQNAHKALQVADRGYVLETGRVVLADTGANLLANDGIRSAYLGA encoded by the coding sequence ATGCTGAAGCTGGAGAAGGTCCATACGCACTACGGCGCGATCGAGGCGCTGTCGGGCGTGTCGATCGAAGTGAAGAAGGGCGAGATCGTCACGCTGATCGGCAGCAACGGCGCGGGCAAGACGACGCTGATGATGACCGTGTGCGGCACGCCGCGCGCGTCGAGCGGGCGCGTGCTGTTCGAGGGCAGCGACATCACCGCGATGCCGACGCACGAGATCATGCGCCAGGGGCTCGCGATCTCGCCGGAAGGGCGCCGCGTGTTTCCGAGCCTCACCGTGCTGGAGAATCTGAAGATGGGCGGCTTCTTCGCGAGCCGCCATGAGATCGACGAGGGCGTCGAGCATGTCTATCGCCTGTTTCCGCGGCTGAAGGAGCGCTCGGGGCAGCGGGCGGGCACGATGTCGGGCGGCGAGCAGCAGATGCTCGCGATCGGCCGCGCGCTGATGAGCCGGCCGCGCCTGCTGCTGCTAGACGAGCCGACGCTCGGCCTTGCGCCGCTCGTGATCGCGCAGATCTTCGACATCATCCGGACGATTCGCGACGAGGGCGTGACGGTGTTCCTCGTCGAGCAGAACGCGCACAAGGCGTTGCAGGTCGCCGATCGCGGCTATGTGCTCGAGACGGGGCGGGTCGTGCTCGCCGACACCGGCGCGAACCTGCTGGCGAACGACGGAATCCGCAGCGCGTATCTCGGCGCGTAG
- the livG gene encoding high-affinity branched-chain amino acid ABC transporter ATP-binding protein LivG produces the protein MSATTEMLKVSALQMRFGGLLAVDGIDFDVRRDEVFAIIGPNGAGKTTVFNCIGGFYRPTAGSVVLDGHSIGGLTSHLVARKGLVRTFQNIRLFKSLTVVENLLVAQHRQVKSGLFHGLFATPAYRRAERDALERAAVWLDRMNLTAVANRPAGTLSYGHQRRLEIARCMITNPRLLMLDEPAAGLNPQEKVELQQLIDRLRREFGVAVLLIEHDMSLVMGVSDRILVMEHGRPITIGRPDEVRNDPRVIKAYLGEE, from the coding sequence ATGAGCGCGACGACGGAAATGTTGAAGGTGTCCGCGCTGCAGATGCGCTTCGGCGGCTTGCTCGCGGTGGACGGGATCGATTTCGACGTGCGCCGCGACGAGGTGTTCGCGATCATCGGCCCGAACGGCGCGGGCAAGACGACGGTGTTCAACTGCATCGGCGGGTTCTATCGGCCGACGGCGGGCAGCGTCGTGCTCGACGGCCATTCGATCGGCGGGCTGACGAGCCACCTGGTCGCGCGCAAGGGGCTCGTGCGCACGTTCCAGAACATTCGGCTCTTCAAGTCGCTGACGGTCGTCGAGAACCTGCTCGTCGCGCAGCATCGGCAGGTGAAGTCGGGGCTCTTTCACGGCCTCTTCGCGACGCCCGCGTATCGCCGCGCGGAACGCGACGCGCTCGAGCGCGCGGCCGTGTGGCTCGACCGGATGAATCTGACGGCGGTCGCGAACCGGCCCGCGGGCACGCTCTCGTATGGCCATCAGCGCCGCCTCGAGATCGCGCGCTGCATGATCACGAACCCGCGCCTGCTGATGCTCGACGAGCCGGCGGCGGGCCTCAATCCGCAGGAGAAGGTCGAACTGCAGCAACTGATCGACCGGCTGCGCCGCGAGTTCGGCGTCGCGGTGCTGCTGATCGAGCACGACATGAGTCTCGTGATGGGCGTCTCGGATCGCATTCTGGTGATGGAGCACGGCCGGCCGATCACGATCGGCCGGCCCGACGAAGTGCGCAACGATCCGCGCGTGATCAAGGCCTATCTGGGAGAGGAGTGA
- a CDS encoding high-affinity branched-chain amino acid ABC transporter permease LivM — protein MNQAMTSVRTTAGVPAVRSLKHAVTAAVLTAILTVPILGLQLKLDGYQVVLEAHWRPVWIAVAAVFLFQLFKPALVRAKAAVRMPATPPLGAREQRAIVWALVAFGFVWPFFGSRGAIDVATLALIYVILGLGLNIVVGFAGLLDLGYVGFYAVGGYTYALLNQYFGLTFWECLPLAALASATFGFVLGFPVLRLRGDYLAIVTLGFGEIIRLLANNLTSITGGPDGVSGIPKPTVFGFEMARSASVEGAKTFHELIGLEYSGEHVVIFLYLIALLLVCFTLFVTSRLIRMPMGRAWEALRDDEIACRSLGLNPTRIKLSAFTLGASFAGIGGAFFAARQGLVNPESFTFIESALILAIVVLGGMGSQLGVILAAILLTLLPEIARGFAEYRMLMFGLVMVLMMMWRPQGLLPASRPHVELPQ, from the coding sequence ATGAATCAAGCGATGACTTCCGTCCGCACGACGGCCGGCGTGCCGGCCGTGCGATCGCTCAAGCACGCGGTGACGGCCGCCGTGCTGACCGCGATCCTCACGGTGCCGATCCTCGGCCTTCAGCTGAAGCTCGACGGCTATCAGGTCGTTCTCGAAGCGCACTGGCGGCCGGTCTGGATCGCGGTCGCCGCCGTGTTCCTGTTTCAGTTGTTCAAGCCCGCGCTCGTGCGCGCGAAGGCGGCCGTGCGCATGCCCGCGACGCCGCCGCTCGGCGCGCGCGAGCAGCGCGCGATCGTCTGGGCGCTCGTCGCGTTCGGCTTCGTGTGGCCGTTCTTCGGCTCGCGCGGCGCGATCGACGTCGCGACGCTCGCGCTCATCTACGTGATCCTCGGCCTCGGCCTGAACATCGTCGTCGGCTTCGCCGGCCTGCTCGATCTGGGCTACGTCGGCTTCTATGCGGTCGGCGGCTACACATATGCGCTTCTCAACCAGTACTTCGGGCTCACGTTCTGGGAATGCCTGCCGCTCGCCGCGCTCGCGTCGGCGACGTTCGGCTTCGTGCTCGGCTTTCCGGTGCTGCGGCTGCGCGGCGACTATCTCGCGATCGTCACGCTGGGCTTCGGCGAGATCATCCGCCTGCTCGCGAACAACCTGACGAGCATCACGGGCGGCCCCGACGGCGTCTCCGGCATCCCGAAGCCGACGGTGTTCGGCTTCGAGATGGCGCGAAGCGCGAGCGTCGAGGGCGCGAAAACCTTCCACGAGCTGATCGGACTCGAGTACAGCGGCGAGCACGTCGTGATCTTCCTGTACCTGATCGCGCTGCTGCTCGTCTGTTTCACGCTCTTCGTGACGAGCCGGTTGATCAGGATGCCGATGGGTCGCGCATGGGAGGCGCTGCGCGACGACGAGATCGCGTGCCGCTCGCTCGGCCTCAATCCGACGCGCATCAAGCTGTCGGCATTCACGCTCGGCGCGTCGTTCGCCGGCATCGGCGGTGCGTTCTTCGCGGCGCGCCAGGGGCTCGTGAATCCGGAGTCGTTCACGTTCATCGAATCCGCGCTGATTCTCGCCATCGTCGTGCTGGGCGGAATGGGCTCGCAGCTCGGCGTGATTCTCGCGGCGATCCTGCTGACCCTGTTGCCCGAGATCGCGCGCGGTTTCGCCGAATACCGGATGCTGATGTTCGGCCTCGTGATGGTGTTGATGATGATGTGGCGTCCGCAGGGCCTGCTGCCCGCGAGCCGCCCCCACGTGGAGCTGCCGCAATGA
- the livH gene encoding high-affinity branched-chain amino acid ABC transporter permease LivH, producing MNEFFPQFAQQLVNGLTLGAIYALIAIGYSMVYGIIGMINFAHGEIYMIGAYVGLVTLTAIGTSAGYPLPLVLGAALVVSVVVTGLYGFAVERVAYRPLRGGPRLVPLISAIGMSIFLQNYVQIGQGARDMSVPVLISGAFDIHVGGDFDVTVPYARLLIVCVTIVLMIALTLFISHSRMGRACRACAEDMRMANLLGIDTNRVISFTFVLGAMLAAVGGVLIGLTIGKLNPYIGFVAGIKAFTAAVLGGIGSIPGAMLGGVLLGLAETFASGYMPAEYKDVVAFGLLVLILLFRPTGLLGKSDIEKV from the coding sequence ATGAATGAATTCTTTCCTCAATTCGCCCAGCAACTGGTCAACGGCCTCACGCTGGGTGCGATCTATGCGTTGATCGCCATCGGCTATTCGATGGTCTACGGGATCATCGGCATGATCAACTTCGCCCACGGCGAGATCTACATGATCGGCGCATACGTCGGGCTCGTCACGCTGACCGCGATCGGCACGTCGGCGGGCTATCCGCTGCCGCTCGTGCTCGGCGCGGCGCTTGTCGTGTCGGTCGTCGTCACGGGGCTCTACGGGTTCGCGGTCGAGCGCGTCGCGTACCGGCCGCTGCGCGGCGGGCCGCGGCTCGTGCCGCTCATCTCCGCGATCGGCATGTCGATCTTTCTTCAGAACTACGTACAGATCGGCCAGGGCGCGCGCGACATGTCGGTGCCCGTGCTGATCTCCGGCGCGTTCGATATTCACGTCGGCGGCGACTTCGACGTGACGGTGCCGTATGCGCGCCTGTTGATCGTCTGCGTGACGATCGTGCTGATGATCGCGCTCACGCTGTTCATCTCGCATTCGCGGATGGGCCGTGCATGCCGCGCGTGCGCGGAAGACATGCGGATGGCGAACCTGCTCGGCATCGACACGAACCGCGTGATCTCGTTCACGTTCGTGCTGGGCGCGATGCTCGCCGCGGTGGGCGGCGTGCTGATCGGGCTCACGATCGGCAAGCTCAATCCGTATATCGGCTTCGTCGCGGGCATCAAGGCGTTCACGGCCGCGGTGCTGGGCGGCATCGGCAGCATTCCCGGCGCGATGCTGGGCGGCGTGCTGCTCGGTCTCGCCGAGACTTTTGCCTCCGGGTACATGCCCGCCGAGTACAAGGACGTGGTGGCCTTCGGCCTCCTCGTGCTGATCCTGCTGTTCCGTCCGACGGGCCTGCTCGGCAAGTCGGACATCGAAAAGGTGTGA
- a CDS encoding branched-chain amino acid ABC transporter substrate-binding protein, with translation MMLSRLSSISLAAMLVAAGAAAHAETVKIAIAGPMSGSVAQYGDMVKAGALTAIEQINAAGGAGGNKFEVVMMDDACEPKQAVAVANKIVSQKIKYVIGHVCSGSTIPASDIYENEGIVMITPSATAPQLTEGKKRKFVFRTIGRDDQQGPAAAQYIIGKVKPKKVAVLHDKQSYGQGIASAVKKDLDAAKVPVVIFEGINAGDSDYSAVVTKLKSQGVDFVYFGGYHPEMGLLMRQAREQGVKAVFMGPEGVGNKDVTAIAGPASEGMLVTLPADFTADPANAALVKAFADKKRDPNGTFQMPAYSGVKIIADSIAGAKTTDPAKVAAYMHQHSFDTPIGKVSYDAQGDLKSFKFVVYKWHKDATKTAAN, from the coding sequence ATGATGCTGTCCCGTCTTTCGTCCATCTCTCTCGCCGCGATGCTCGTTGCAGCCGGCGCCGCTGCCCATGCGGAAACCGTGAAGATCGCCATTGCCGGCCCGATGAGCGGCTCGGTCGCTCAGTACGGCGACATGGTCAAGGCCGGCGCGCTGACGGCGATCGAGCAGATCAACGCAGCCGGCGGCGCGGGCGGCAATAAGTTCGAGGTGGTGATGATGGACGACGCGTGCGAGCCGAAGCAGGCGGTCGCGGTGGCGAACAAGATCGTCAGCCAGAAGATCAAGTACGTGATCGGCCACGTGTGCTCGGGCTCGACGATTCCGGCGTCGGACATCTACGAGAACGAAGGCATCGTGATGATCACGCCGTCGGCGACCGCGCCGCAGTTGACCGAGGGCAAGAAGCGCAAGTTCGTGTTCCGAACGATCGGCCGCGACGACCAGCAGGGGCCGGCCGCCGCGCAGTACATCATCGGCAAGGTCAAGCCGAAGAAGGTCGCCGTGCTGCACGACAAGCAGTCGTACGGCCAGGGCATCGCGTCGGCGGTGAAGAAGGACCTCGACGCGGCGAAGGTGCCCGTCGTGATCTTCGAAGGCATCAACGCGGGCGACTCCGACTACTCGGCGGTCGTCACGAAGCTGAAGTCGCAGGGCGTCGACTTCGTCTACTTTGGCGGCTATCACCCGGAAATGGGGCTGCTGATGCGCCAGGCGCGCGAACAGGGCGTGAAGGCCGTGTTCATGGGACCGGAAGGCGTCGGCAACAAGGACGTGACGGCGATCGCCGGCCCGGCTTCGGAAGGCATGCTCGTCACGCTGCCCGCCGACTTCACCGCCGATCCGGCCAATGCGGCGCTCGTGAAGGCGTTCGCCGACAAGAAGCGCGATCCGAACGGCACGTTCCAGATGCCCGCGTATTCCGGCGTGAAGATCATCGCCGATTCGATCGCGGGCGCGAAGACCACCGATCCGGCGAAGGTCGCCGCGTACATGCACCAGCACAGCTTCGACACGCCGATCGGCAAGGTGTCGTACGACGCGCAGGGCGACCTGAAATCGTTCAAGTTCGTCGTCTACAAGTGGCACAAGGACGCGACCAAGACGGCCGCCAACTAA
- a CDS encoding NAD(P)/FAD-dependent oxidoreductase, which produces MDFDVIVLGAGIVGVSAALHLQDRGRRVALVDRGAPGGGTSFGNAGLIERSSVAPYAFPRNPLALLRYAMNRSTELYWDRASLPSFAPWLARFWWESSPRRRAAAARDMLPLIELSVAEHDALIARANAGDLVHARGWIEAYRTPERLEHAARGARRDASRHGLRVATLDASALAAQEPALGAGFCGALHWLDPKSVVDPGTLVKAYARLFERDGGALLEGDAASVESSGDGWNVSTADGVATAREVVVALGPWSDTVFAKLGYRIPLREKRGYHMHYAPPGGAPLSAPVVDLEHGYVVAPMRGGLRLTTGVEIAARTLPPTGVQLARAERIAQPTFRLGPRLDPAPWLGFRPCMPDMRPVIGAAPRHRGMWFAFGHNHHGLTLGPVTGRLLAEMMCGEPTVADVAPFRVERFL; this is translated from the coding sequence ATGGATTTCGACGTCATCGTTCTCGGCGCCGGCATCGTCGGCGTATCGGCCGCGCTGCATCTGCAGGATCGCGGCCGCAGGGTCGCGCTCGTCGACCGCGGCGCGCCCGGCGGCGGCACGAGCTTCGGCAACGCCGGGCTCATCGAGCGGTCCTCCGTCGCACCGTACGCGTTTCCGCGCAACCCGCTCGCGCTGCTGCGCTACGCGATGAACCGCTCGACCGAACTCTATTGGGATCGTGCGTCGCTGCCGTCGTTCGCGCCGTGGCTCGCGCGCTTCTGGTGGGAATCGTCGCCGCGCCGCCGTGCGGCCGCCGCGCGCGACATGCTGCCGCTCATCGAGCTCAGCGTCGCCGAGCACGATGCGCTGATCGCGCGCGCGAACGCCGGCGACCTCGTGCACGCGCGCGGCTGGATCGAAGCGTATCGGACGCCGGAGCGCCTCGAGCATGCGGCGCGCGGTGCGCGGCGCGACGCGAGCCGGCACGGCCTGCGCGTGGCGACGCTCGACGCGTCCGCGCTCGCCGCGCAAGAACCCGCGCTCGGCGCTGGGTTCTGCGGCGCGCTGCACTGGCTCGACCCCAAGAGCGTCGTCGATCCCGGCACGCTCGTCAAAGCGTACGCGCGGCTCTTCGAGCGCGACGGCGGCGCGCTGCTCGAAGGCGATGCCGCGAGCGTCGAATCGAGCGGCGACGGCTGGAACGTGAGCACGGCCGACGGCGTCGCGACGGCGCGCGAAGTCGTCGTCGCGCTCGGCCCCTGGTCGGATACCGTGTTCGCGAAGCTCGGCTACCGGATACCGCTGCGCGAAAAACGCGGCTACCACATGCATTACGCGCCGCCCGGCGGCGCGCCGCTGTCCGCGCCCGTCGTCGATCTCGAGCACGGCTACGTCGTCGCGCCGATGCGCGGCGGATTGCGGCTCACGACAGGCGTCGAGATCGCCGCGCGCACGCTGCCGCCGACGGGCGTGCAGCTCGCGCGCGCGGAGCGCATCGCGCAGCCGACGTTCAGGCTCGGCCCGCGGCTCGATCCCGCGCCGTGGCTCGGCTTTCGGCCGTGCATGCCGGACATGCGCCCCGTGATCGGCGCGGCGCCACGACACCGCGGCATGTGGTTCGCGTTCGGCCACAACCATCACGGGCTCACGCTCGGCCCCGTCACGGGGCGCCTGCTCGCGGAAATGATGTGCGGCGAGCCGACCGTCGCGGACGTCGCGCCGTTTCGCGTCGAGCGGTTTCTGTGA
- a CDS encoding DUF3331 domain-containing protein, translating into MKSSKSQPVLDPADVHVEILERSDTLLVVRWVEPGRCHYGEQRWRRRFAQRTGTCALSRQVIHRGDEVFRPAERPAPANAGAMISAAEVLGHASGK; encoded by the coding sequence ATGAAGTCCTCCAAATCCCAGCCTGTGCTCGATCCCGCTGACGTTCACGTCGAAATCCTCGAACGCTCCGACACGCTGCTCGTCGTCCGCTGGGTCGAACCCGGCCGCTGCCACTACGGCGAGCAACGCTGGCGCCGCCGCTTCGCGCAACGCACCGGCACTTGTGCGCTGTCGCGCCAGGTGATCCACCGCGGCGACGAAGTGTTCCGCCCCGCCGAGCGCCCGGCGCCCGCCAATGCAGGCGCGATGATTTCCGCCGCCGAAGTGCTCGGGCACGCGAGCGGCAAGTAA